A genomic stretch from Malus domestica chromosome 15, GDT2T_hap1 includes:
- the LOC103400430 gene encoding probable sugar phosphate/phosphate translocator At4g32390, with the protein MALSEGVVKKVLLSYAYVSVWIFLSFTVIVYNKYILDRKMYNWPFPISLTMIHMAFCSSLAFLLVRVLRLVDAVSISRDLYLKSVVPIGALYALSLWFSNSAYIFLSVSFIQMLKALMPVAVYSIGVAFKKDAFKSDTMLNMVSISVGVAIAAYGEAKFNSWGVTLQLLAVAFEATRLVLIQILLNAKGISLNPITSLYYVAPCCFVFLCVPWVIVELPVLRQTSSFHFDFVIFGTNSLCAFALNLAVFLLVGKTSALTMNVAGVVKDWLLIAFSWSVIKDTVTPINLMGYLIAFGGVAYYNHAKLQGLKAADAQRKSQQDNVEAGRLLEERDGEGNGKKSETKD; encoded by the coding sequence ATGGCGCTTTCAGAGGGGGTGGTGAAGAAGGTCCTCCTTTCATACGCTTACGTCTCCGTCTGGATCTTCCTCTCCTTCACCGTCATCGTCTACAACAAGTACATCCTCGACCGGAAAATGTACAACTGGCCGTTTCCCATCTCCCTCACCATGATCCACATGGCCTTCTGCTCCTCCCTCGCATTCCTCCTCGTCCGCGTCCTCCGCCTCGTCGACGCCGTCTCCATCTCCCGCGACCTCTACCTCAAGTCCGTCGTCCCCATCGGCGCCCTCTACGCCCTCTCCCTCTGGTTCTCCAACTCCGCCTACATCTTCCTCTCCGTCTCCTTCATCCAGATGCTCAAGGCCCTCATGCCCGTCGCGGTCTACTCCATCGGCGTCGCCTTCAAAAAGGACGCCTTCAAGAGCGACACCATGCTCAACATGGTCTCCATATCCGTCGGCGTTGCCATCGCAGCGTACGGGGAGGCGAAATTCAACTCATGGGGAGTCACATTGCAGCTGTTGGCCGTGGCGTTCGAGGCCACGAGGTTGGTTCTCATTCAGATTCTGCTTAATGCTAAGGGTATTAGCTTGAATCCGATTACTTCACTTTACTATGTTGCACCGTGTTGTTTCGTGTTCTTGTGCGTGCCGTGGGTCATCGTTGAGCTGCCGGTGTTGAGGCAGACCTCGAGTTTTCACTTTGATTTCGTGATTTTTGGGACAAATTCGCTGTGCGCGTTTGCGTTGAATCTGGCGGTGTTTCTGTTAGTGGGAAAGACCTCTGCTTTGACTATGAATGTTGCTGGGGTTGTCAAAGATTGGCTTTTGATTGCATTTTCGTGGTCTGTGATCAAGGATACCGTGACACCTATCAATTTGATGGGGTACCTCATTGCGTTTGGCGGTGTTGCGTACTACAATCATGCCAAATTGCAGGGGCTTAAGGCGGCCGATGCGCAGAGGAAGTCTCAACAGGACAATGTGGAGGCCGGTAGGTTGTTGGAGGAGAGGGACGGAGAAGGGAACGGAAAGAAGAGTGAGACTAAGGATTGA